The following are encoded together in the Lathyrus oleraceus cultivar Zhongwan6 chromosome 3, CAAS_Psat_ZW6_1.0, whole genome shotgun sequence genome:
- the LOC127126717 gene encoding DNA cross-link repair protein SNM1, producing the protein MKETSLSTASPPPELEDGCLRHDGDCHDIHDDGASFDVFLLDDEGFPSQVPGEDASPNESEKSSFAADFYRSGSDCSSLLSPDVNRHRDLTLTPDSLSSGKKLKQANLFQIWGFKRSVAVGSVEFESKQGGFCDDIGEGSVSSEKKKIVTPGSWGSILRDKGKVVEKSNSSSKRKSLHGENRVTRSCPFYKKMPGTNFTVDAFRYGCVEECSAYFLSHFHADHYGGLSKKWSHGPIYCSPLTGRLVKMCLYVNPSYICHLEFDTEYVIDGIKVTLIDANHCPGAALIHFELPNGQRYLHTGDFRACKLMQDYHLFVNKRVNVLYLDTTYCNPKYKFPFKEDVLNYVVKITKNHLKMHPRTLVVVGAYSIGKECVYLAISKALGVKIYANASRRRILLAYDCPDYSDRLCTNGNNTLLHVMPMSSLRIETLKEYLKTYKEQFTSVLAFRPTGWTFSEKIGNDLELIKPVSKGNITIYGVPYSEHSSFTELRDFVQFLRPDKIIPTVNVGNAANREKMQSYFRDWLKG; encoded by the exons ATGAAAGAGACGTCGTTATCCACCGCCTCACCTCCACCGGAGTTAGAAGACGGATGCTTACGTCACGACGGCGACTGTCACGACATCCACGACGACGGCGCTTCTTTCGATGTCTTTTTACTGGACGACGAAGGCTTCCCGTCACAAGTCCCAGGGGAAGACGCTTCACCAAACGAATCTGAGAAAAGCAGTTTCGCCGCCGATTTCTATCGCTCCGGATCCGATTGCTCGTCGCTGTTGTCGCCAGACGTTAACCGACACAGGGACCTCACGCTCACGCCGGATTCGTTGTCTTCCGGGAAGAAACTGAAGCAGGCCAATCTGTTCCAGATTTGGGGATTCAAAAGAAGTGTTGCTGTTGGTTCTGTTGAATTTGAATCCAAACAAGGTGGTTTTTGTGATGATATAGGTGAGGGTAGTGTTTCATCTGAGAAGAAGAAGATTGTTACACCTGGAAGTTGGGGTTCGATTTTGCGTGACAAAGGGAAAGTGGTTGAGAAATCAAATTCTTCTAGTAAGAGAAAGAGTTTACATGGAGAGAATAGGGTTACGCGTTCGTGTCCCTTTTATAAGAAAATGCCAG GAACAAACTTCACAGTTGATGCTTTTCGTTATGGATGTGTTGAGGAGTGCTCAGCTTACTTTCTTAGTCATTTCCATGCTGATCACTATGGTGGTCTTAGCAAGAAATGGTCACATGGTCCTATTTATTGCTCTCCTCTTACTGGACGGCTAGTTAAAATGTGTCTCTATGTAAATCCTTC GTACATATGCCATTTGGAATTTGACACCGAATATGTGATTGATGGTATCAAAGTGACTTTGATAGATGCTAACCATTGCCCCGGTGCAGCTTTGATTCACTTTGAGCTCCCAAATGGACAACGTTATTTGCATACTGGGGACTTTAGAGCTTGTAAACTGATGCAAGACTACCATCTTTTTGTAAATAAACGTGTGAATGTACTATATCTGGATACTACGTATTGCAACCCAAAGTACAA GTTTCCTTTCAAGGAAGATGTACTAAACTATGTTGTCAAAATTACAAAGAACCACCTCAAAATGCATCCCAGAACTTTAGTGGTTGTTGGGGCATACAGTATTGGCAAGGAATGTGTATATCTTGCAATTTCTAAGGCACTTGGG GTAAAAATATATGCAAATGCTTCAAGAAGAAGGATTTTACTAGCTTATGATTGCCCTGACTATTCAGACAGGCTCTGTACAAATGGAAATAACACCCTTCTCCATGTTATGCCCATGTCATCTCTGAGAATTGAG ACTTTGAAGGAATATTTGAAAACCTACAAGGAACAATTCACATCAGTATTAGCATTTCGTCCAACAG GTTGGACTTTTAGTGAGAAGATAGGCAATGATTTGGAACTAATTAAACCTGTTTCCAAAGGAAATATAACGATATATG GGGTTCCCTACAGTGAGCATTCCAGCTTCACAGAACTGCGAGATTTTGTTCAG TTTTTAAGGCCTGACAAGATAATTCCTACTGTGAATGTTGGTAATGCTGCTAATCGAGAAAAGATGCAATCTTACTTTCGAGATTGGTTGAAGGGATGA